A stretch of Vulpes vulpes isolate BD-2025 chromosome 4, VulVul3, whole genome shotgun sequence DNA encodes these proteins:
- the SCOC gene encoding short coiled-coil protein isoform X1, with amino-acid sequence MLRRLWGGGAAGASWSRRRGLSGPPGSLRLPAPPTADHSSRILYPRPKSLLPEMMNADMDAVDAENQVELEEKTRLINQVLELQHTLEDLSARVDAVKEENLKLKSENQVLGQYIENLMSASSVFQTTDTKSKRK; translated from the exons ATGCTCCGTAGGCTCTGGGGGGGCGGAGCTGCCGGCGCCAGTTGGTCCAGGCGTCGGGGCCTGAGCGGTCCTCCCGGTTCCCTCCGGCTCCCGGCGCCTCCGACGGCAG ACCATTCATCAAGGATTTTGTATCCAAGGCCCAAAAGCTTGTTACCCGAGATGATGAATGCCGACATGGATG CAGTTGATGCTGAAAATCAGGTGGAACTGGAGGAAAAAACACGACTTATTAACCAAGTGTTGGAACTGCAACACACACTTGAAG acCTCTCCGCAAGAGTAGATGCGGTTAAGGAAGAAAATCTGAAGCTAAAATCAGAAAACCAAGTTCTTGgacaatatatagaaaacctcATGTCCGCTTCTAGTGTTTTTCAAACAACtgacacaaaaagcaaaagaaagtaa
- the SCOC gene encoding short coiled-coil protein isoform X2, with translation MLRRLWGGGAAGASWSRRRGLSGPPGSLRLPAPPTADHSSRILYPRPKSLLPEMMNADMDVDAENQVELEEKTRLINQVLELQHTLEDLSARVDAVKEENLKLKSENQVLGQYIENLMSASSVFQTTDTKSKRK, from the exons ATGCTCCGTAGGCTCTGGGGGGGCGGAGCTGCCGGCGCCAGTTGGTCCAGGCGTCGGGGCCTGAGCGGTCCTCCCGGTTCCCTCCGGCTCCCGGCGCCTCCGACGGCAG ACCATTCATCAAGGATTTTGTATCCAAGGCCCAAAAGCTTGTTACCCGAGATGATGAATGCCGACATGGATG TTGATGCTGAAAATCAGGTGGAACTGGAGGAAAAAACACGACTTATTAACCAAGTGTTGGAACTGCAACACACACTTGAAG acCTCTCCGCAAGAGTAGATGCGGTTAAGGAAGAAAATCTGAAGCTAAAATCAGAAAACCAAGTTCTTGgacaatatatagaaaacctcATGTCCGCTTCTAGTGTTTTTCAAACAACtgacacaaaaagcaaaagaaagtaa
- the SCOC gene encoding short coiled-coil protein isoform X5: MMNADMDAVDAENQVELEEKTRLINQVLELQHTLEDLSARVDAVKEENLKLKSENQVLGQYIENLMSASSVFQTTDTKSKRK; this comes from the exons ATGATGAATGCCGACATGGATG CAGTTGATGCTGAAAATCAGGTGGAACTGGAGGAAAAAACACGACTTATTAACCAAGTGTTGGAACTGCAACACACACTTGAAG acCTCTCCGCAAGAGTAGATGCGGTTAAGGAAGAAAATCTGAAGCTAAAATCAGAAAACCAAGTTCTTGgacaatatatagaaaacctcATGTCCGCTTCTAGTGTTTTTCAAACAACtgacacaaaaagcaaaagaaagtaa